A window of the Electrophorus electricus isolate fEleEle1 chromosome 11, fEleEle1.pri, whole genome shotgun sequence genome harbors these coding sequences:
- the LOC118242217 gene encoding mucin-5AC-like: MASEPETTPHIPSKVFTSSTSSTPPTSSTTVASSTETTPQITSTASSSTASKKQVTSSSNSPTTLTTLASSTESTTQKISILTTSTSSTTQITTSANSTTTATTLASMPVTTPQIPSKVFISSISSTPSTSASTMASSNATTPQITSTGSSSAASTKQVTSSSNSPSTPITLASTPQTTFQITSKVVTPSISSTPPTSATIVATSTESTPQKTSSVSTSSSSTLDISTSSTPPTSATTVAPSTESTSQKTSTDTSSTPSTKQITSSSNSPTTPSTLASSTESTTQKTSSVSTSSSSTLDISTSSTPPTSATTVAISTESTPQKTSTDTSSTPSTKQVTSSSNSLTTPTTLASSTVSTTLITSTVTTSTASTKQITTSANSTTTATTLASMPVTTPQIPSKVFISSISSTPPTSASTMASSNATTPQITSTGSSSAASTKQVTSSSNSPSTPITLASTSQTTFQITSKVVTPSISSTPPTKTSKGSTSSSSTLDISTSSTPPTSATTVAPSTESTSQKTSTDTSSTPSTKQITSSSNSPTTPSTLASSTESTTQKTSSVSTSSSSTLDISTSSTPPTSATTVATSTESTPQKTSTDTSSTPSTKQVTSSSNSPTTPTTLASSTVSTTLITSTVTTSTASTKQITTSANPTTTPTTVASSTETTPEISLIGSTSAASTKPLTSSSNSSTTATNLASTPETTPQITSTGSSSTASTKQVTSSSKSPTSPITLASSTESKTQKTSTATTSTASTKQFTTSANPTTTPSTVASSTAMTPQITSIDSIKSVHFINFIHTTNLFHNCGLFKCNHTSDYINRFQFSSIHKTENIKCVHFLIFYTRYQHFIHTTNLCHNRGTFN; this comes from the exons ATGGCATCTGAACCTGAAACCACACCTCATATTCCATCAAAAGTGTTCACTTCATCAACTTCttccacaccaccaacctcttCCACAACTGTGGCCTCTTCAACTGAAACCacacctcagattacatcaaCAGCTTCCAGTTCAACAGCCTCCAAAAAACAGGTCACCTCCTCATCTAACTCCCCTACCACTCTAACAACTTTGGCCTCTTCCACTGAATCCACAACTCAGAAAATATCAATATTGACCACTTCAACATCATCCACAACACAAATCACCACTTCAGCCAACTCAACAACAACTGCTACAACTTTGGCCTCTATGCCTGTGACCACACCTCAGATTCCATCAAAAGTGTTCATTTCATCAATTTCATCCACACCATCAACCTCTGCCTCAACCATGGCCTCTTCAAATGCAACCacacctcagattacatcaaCAGGTTCCAGTTCAGCAGCATCCACAAAACAGGtcacctcttcatctaactCCCCTTCCACTCCAATAACTTTGGCCTCTACACCTCAAACCACATTTCAGATTACATCAAAAGTGGTGACTCCATCAATTTCATCCACCCCACCAACCTCTGCCACAATAGTGGcaacttcaactgaatccacacctCAGAAAACATCAAGTGTGTCCACTTCCTCATCTTCTACACTAGATATCAGCacttcatccacaccaccaacctctgccaCAACCGTGGCAccttcaactgaatccacatcTCAGAAAACTTCAACAGATACCAGTTCAACACCATCCACAAAACAGAtcacctcttcatctaactCCCCTACAACTCCATCAACTTTAGcctcttcaactgaatccacaactCAGAAAACATCAAGTGTGTCCACTTCCTCATCTTCTACTCTAGATATCAGCacttcatccacaccaccaacctctgccaCAACCGTGGCAatttcaactgaatccacacctCAGAAAACTTCAACAGATACCAGTTCAACACCATCCACAAAACAGGtcacctcttcatctaactCCCTTACAACTCCAACAACTTTGGCCTCTTCAACTGTATCCACAACTCTGATAACATCAACAGTGACCACTTCAACAGcatccacaaaacaaatcaccacTTCAGCCAACTCAACAACAACTGCTACAACTTTGGCCTCTATGCCTGTGACCACACCTCAGATTCCATCAAAAGTGTTCATTTCATCAAtttcatccacaccaccaacctctgccTCAACCATGGCCTCTTCAAATGCAACCacacctcagattacatcaaCAGGTTCCAGTTCAGCAGCATCCACAAAACAGGtcacctcttcatctaactCCCCTTCCACTCCAATAACTTTGGCCTCTACATCTCAAACCACATTTCAGATTACATCAAAAGTGGTGACTCCATCAAtttcatccacaccaccaacc AAAACATCAAAGGGGTCTACTTCCTCATCTTCTACACTAGATATCAGCacttcatccacaccaccaacctctgccaCAACCGTGGCAccttcaactgaatccacatcTCAGAAAACTTCAACAGATACCAGTTCAACACCATCCACAAAACAGAtcacctcttcatctaactCCCCTACAACTCCATCAACTTTAGcctcttcaactgaatccacaactCAGAAAACATCAAGTGTGTCCACTTCCTCATCTTCTACTCTAGATATCAGCacttcatccacaccaccaacctctgccaCAACCGTGGcaacttcaactgaatccacacctCAGAAAACTTCAACAGATACCAGTTCAACACCATCCACAAAACAGGtcacctcttcatctaactCCCCTACAACTCCAACAACTTTGGCCTCTTCAACTGTATCCACAACTCTGATAACATCAACAGTGACCACTTCAACAGcatccacaaaacaaatcaccacTTCAGCCAACCCAACAACCACTCCTACAACTGTGGCCTCTTCAACTGAAACCACACCTGAGATTTCCTTAATAGGTTCCACTTCAGCAGCATCCACAAAGCCgctcacctcttcatctaaTTCTTCAACAACTGCCACAAATTTGGCCTCTACACCTGAAACCacacctcagattacatcaaCAGGTTCCAGTTCAACAGCATCTACAAAACAGGTCACCTCTTCATCTAAATCCCCTACCTCGCCAATAACTTTGGcctcttcaactgaatccaAAACTCAGAAAACATCAACAGCGACCACTTCAACAGCATCCACAAAACAATTCACCACTTCAGCCAACCCAACAACCACTCCCTCAACTGTGGCCTCTTCAACTGCAATGacacctcagattacatcaaTAG ATTCCATCAAAAGTGTTCACTTCATCAAtttcatccacaccaccaacctcttCCACAACTGTGGCCTCTTCAAATGCAACCacacctcagattacatcaaCAGGTTCCAGTTCAGCAGCATCCACAAAACAG AAAACATCAAGTGTGTCCACTTCCTCATCTTCTACACTAGATATCAGCacttcatccacaccaccaatCTCTGCCACAACCGTGGCAccttcaactga